Proteins from a genomic interval of Raphanus sativus cultivar WK10039 unplaced genomic scaffold, ASM80110v3 Scaffold3515, whole genome shotgun sequence:
- the LOC108819658 gene encoding uncharacterized protein LOC108819658, translating to MVRVGEALSVSTSSSSSLNESESEELQKMSLEPPRAKPKKRLSKQLSMLETKRDKAWERRRRQMLHHLEMKQINEGGDINDLTDEDLSELKGSIELGFGFNEEQGQQLTTTLPALDLYFAVNRQISPVSTPSSGGSSSSRLTSLGERSSSFGSHMSDSDGLRVMSP from the coding sequence ATGGTGAGGGTTGGTGAAGCATTGAGTGTatcaacctcatcatcttcatctctcAACGAAAGCGAGTCTGAAGAGCTTCAAAAGATGTCACTAGAACCACCGAGAGCTAAGCCAAAGAAACGTCTCTCGAAGCAACTCTCGATGCTGGAGACCAAAAGAGACAAGGCATGGGAGCGTCGCCGTCGCCAGATGCTCCATCACCTCGAGATGAAGCAAATAAACGAAGGTGGAGATATTAATGACTTAACGGACGAGGACTTGAGCGAGCTCAAAGGTTCTATCGAGTTAGGGTTTGGGTTCAACGAGGAGCAAGGACAACAGCTTACAACTACCTTGcctgctttggacctttacttCGCTGTGAACCGTCAGATCTCTCCGGTTTCAACACCAAGCAGCGGTGGATCTTCATCCTCTCGGCTTACTTCCCTTGGAGAACGGTCCTCCTCTTTTGGTAGTCATATGAGCGACTCAGATGGATTGAGAGTTATGTCTCCAG